The DNA window AACTTTTCCTTCAAAGTAAGGAACATCTAAAAGCACAATTACCCATTCTCCAGAATTTTCTTCAATTTTATATCTAACTTTTCTTCTATTAAGTTCATTTTTTAAATTTTCATAAAAAACTTTTTGTTCTTTTTCATAGTTAGCATTATTCCCAGATTTTTTACTAATTGTAATTCTACTTCCAAAATCAAGTCCAACACTTCCATTTCTTGCATCAACATGAATATTCACTGAAGTATTTTTTAATTGTTCTCTTGAAAAGTTTAATTCTTTTGGAAAGTTACTTAATCTTAATAACCTATCTGCATCTTTCCCAGAAAATTGATAATCATAATTATTTCCTAACATATAGACATTATTATCATTGCCTTTTACTACTAATTGAATTGTTTCATTTTTTTCCTTAACATAGTTTAATGACTGACAAGCTATAAAAGCAAATACAAGCATTAGACACATAAATATTTTTTTTATCATTCTTTTCTCCCTATAATTATTTAGATTTTTATTACAGTGTGAGTTTTCACTATTAACCCTCTCCATGATTAATATGGTTTATTATAGCATATGATTCTTAAAATTTGGTAAAAATTTTGACTTTTTTAATAAAAAATATTAAAATATAGGAAATTTCTAATTTTGAGGATATGGAGTATATGAAAAAGAAAAAATTTAAAATCGCTTTAGCACAAATTAAAATTGAACAAAAAAATATAGAGGAAAATTGTAAAAAGATTTTTAAAAAAATAGAAGAGGCAGCTAAGGAAAATATAGATATCATATGTTTTCCTGAACTAGCCACTATAGGATATACCATTACTACTGATGAACTTCAAAATCTACCTGAAGATTTTAACAATACTTTTATTGAAAAATTACAGGAGAAGGCAAAACTTTTTAAAATACATATTTTAGTTGGATATTTAGAGAGCGAAATAAATGAAACCTCAGGAGTTTTCTATAATTCTTGTATTTTTATTGATGATGAAGGAGAAATACTTGCTAATGCTAGAAAAGTTTATCTTTGGAAAAAAGAAAAAACTAAATTTAAAGCTGGAGATAAATTTATAGTAAAAGATACAAAATTTGGAAAAATAG is part of the Fusobacterium nucleatum genome and encodes:
- a CDS encoding carbon-nitrogen hydrolase family protein; this encodes MEYMKKKKFKIALAQIKIEQKNIEENCKKIFKKIEEAAKENIDIICFPELATIGYTITTDELQNLPEDFNNTFIEKLQEKAKLFKIHILVGYLESEINETSGVFYNSCIFIDDEGEILANARKVYLWKKEKTKFKAGDKFIVKDTKFGKIGILLCYDLEFPEPARIECLKGAEIIFVPSLWSFSAENRWHIDLAANSLFNLLFIAGCNAVGDSCCGKSKIIEPNGITLIEASGTKEELLLATIDLAKLDEIRNKIPYLSDFKSDTFSDCIINGVDGRNFH